Proteins encoded by one window of Salvia splendens isolate huo1 chromosome 7, SspV2, whole genome shotgun sequence:
- the LOC121740991 gene encoding uncharacterized protein LOC121740991 codes for MQFVYLLPGWEGSAGDSRVLRDAVSHAGGLKVPQGCYYLCDNAYANCNGFLTPFKAVRYHLNEWGPGTDAPQTPKEIFNMRHTKARNVIERAFGVLKMWWGILMSASFYPIKTQIRLIMACFLLHNFIRREMEVNPVELEVDTIMNTTNTEEDNVSGEYVDCVEPSSDWTQFRDSLALNMWNNR; via the exons ATGCAGTTTGTTTACTTGCTCCCTGGCTGGGAAGGCTCTGCAGGAGACTCTCGCGTCCTCAGGGATGCAGTTTCACATGCCGGTGGGCTAAAAGTACCTCAAG GTTGTTATTACCTTTGCGATAATGCTTATGCAAATTGCAATGGGTTCCTCACACCATTCAAGGCAGTACGCTATCATCTCAATGAGTGGGGTCCTGGCACCGATGCTCCCCAAACCCCGAAGGAAATCTTCAACATGCGGCATACCAAAGCTCGAAATGTCATAGAACGCGCATTTGGAGTTTTGAAAATGTGGTGGGGCATTCTAATGAGCGCTTCATTTTATCCTATAAAAACTCAAATCCGTCTAATCATGGCATGTTTCTTACTCCATAATTTCATTCGACGTGAAATGGAGGTGAATCCGGTGGAACTTGAGGTAGACACAATCATGAACACAACCAACACAGAGGAAGATAACGTTAGTGGGGAGTATGTTGACTGTGTTGAGCCGTCTTCCGATTGGACTCAGTTCAGAGATAGTCTAGCACTCAACATGTGGAATAACAGATGA
- the LOC121741566 gene encoding O-fucosyltransferase 15-like, giving the protein MSYSNSTEINIVDGGDEDRGNDFGFGQWIFDRNSISSRMSQSSPRDSSGSPSHLSHHSASPSSSANGYFDFKKTKVSKRKAWYMNKTTIGLGLLVGLFFLMNFWMLRRIQEPGRVRGNIKLKPLKSNATTVFIREELQKLGRGKKPQKTIYARLLAKAAHALAEGETKEPKDLWLEPYTRASSWIPCSHTRNWEPSEGTSGFIMVTANGGINQQRVAVCNVVAIARMLNATLVLPRFMFSSVWRDASQFGDIYQEDYFIDYLKPDIRVVKELPLELQSLDLEAMGSMVTDSDIMKEAKPSFYMKYILPILLLNRVVHFVGFGNRLASDPVPHKLQSLRCRCNFHALRFVPKIQEAGALLIQRMRQNDTGLGHLDHYLVGPFAQTLVKGQKTAAAKKSRYLALHLRFEIDMVAHSLCEFGGGEEEKRELEAYRGIHFPALVELEKKGKFPSPTELKSEGLCPLMPEETVLMLAGLGFNRRTHIYLAGAHIYGGNSRLAALTTLFPNLVTKENLLSSTEIDPFKDFSSQLAALDFIACTAADVFAMTDSGSQFSSLVAGYRIYYGGGKMPTIRPNKRRLADIFVKNNTIEWKVFETRVRKAVRQNTRVFSRPVGRSVYRYPRCKDCMCYND; this is encoded by the exons ATGTCTTATTCCAATTCCACCGAAATCAACATAGTCGACGGCGGCGACGAAGATAGAGGAAATGATTTCGGATTCGGCCAATGGATTTTCGACCGGAATTCGATCAGCTCGAGGATGAGCCAATCTTCGCCCAGAGATTCGTCGGGATCGCCCTCACACCTATCTCATCATTCCGCATCGCCATCGTCTTCCGCGAACGGCTATTTCGATTTTAAGAAAACGAAGGTATCCAAGAGAAAGGCGTGGTACATGAATAAGACGACGATTGGATTGGGGTTGTTGGTGGGTCTCTTCTTCCTAATGAACTTTTGGATGCTTAGACGGATCCAAGAACCTGGTCGGGTACGTGGGAACATCAAGCTTAAGCCTTTGAAATCGAACGCTACCACTGTGTTTATCCGG GAAGAACTGCAAAAACTTGGCAGAGGGAAAAAACCTCAGAAAACCATATACGCAAGGCTTTTGGCTAAGGCTGCTCATGCACTAGCTGAG GGAGAGACCAAGGAGCCTAAGGACTTGTGGTTGGAACCTTACACTCGCGCTTCTTCATGGATCCCTTGTTCTCATACACGCAATTGGGAACCTAGTG AGGGTACAAGTGGTTTTATAATGGTCACAGCTAATGGTGGAATAAATCAGCAGCGAGTAGCT GTATGCAATGTCGTTGCTATTGCTAGAATGCTTAATGCAACACTTGTTCTTCCCAGATTTATGTTTAGCAGTGTTTGGAGAGATGCTAG CCAGTTCGGCGATATTTACCAGGAGGATTATTTCATCGACTACTTGAAGCCTGATATTCGGGTTGTCAAGGAACTTCCATTGGAGTTACAGTCATTAGATCTGGAGGCAATGGGTAGCATG GTTACTGACTCAGATATTATGAAAGAGGCTAAGCCAAGTTTTTACATGAAGTACATTTTGCCCATTTTGCTTCTCAACAGAGTAGTTCATTTTGTCGGATTTGGGAACAGATTGGCATCTGATCCAGTCCCTCATAAATTACAG AGCCTTCGATGCAGATGCAACTTTCATGCACTAAGATTTGTCCCTAAAATACAAGAAGCTGGTGCTTTGCTTATTCAGAGGATGCGTCAAAATGATACAGGTTTGGGGCATTTGGACCATTATCTTGTAGGTCCATTTGCACAGACATTGGTGAAGGGGCAAAAAACTGCTGCTGCTAAAAAATCAAGATACCTAGCCTTACATCTGAGGTTTGAAATTGACATGGTAGCTCATTCTTTATGTGAATTTGGTGGAGGTGAAGAGGAAAAACGTGAATTGGAGGCTTACCGAGGAATACATTTCCCTGCATTGGTGGAACTGGAAAAAAAGGGAAA GTTTCCCTCCCCAACAGAATTAAAATCTGAAGGATTATGTCCATTGATGCCAGAGGAGACAGTGCTTATGCTTGCTGGTCTTGGTTTCAATAGGCGAACCCATATATACCTAGCTGGTGCACATATTTATGGGGGGAACTCAAGACTAGCAGCCTTGACTACCTTGTTTCCTAATTTAGTGACCAAAGAAAACTTGCTTTCTTCAACTGAAATTGATCCATTTAAGGATTTCTCTTCTCAG TTGGCGGCACTTGACTTCATAGCATGCACTGCTGCTGATGTATTTGCCATGACAGACTCAGGAAGTCAATTTTCTTCTTTAGTAGCTGGCTACCGAATCTATTATGGCGGAGGCAAAATGCCAACAATACGGCCAAACAAACGGCGGCTTGCTGACATCTTTGTAAAAAACAACACCATAGAATGGAAGGTTTTTGAGACAAGAGTGAGGAAGGCAGTAAGACAAAACACAAGAGTATTTTCACGGCCTGTTGGAAGGAGCGTATATAGATATCCACGATGCAAGGATTGTATGTGCTATAATGATTAA
- the LOC121741891 gene encoding plant UBX domain-containing protein 4-like — protein sequence MTSRDKKPSKPSTSRTGGIRTLSDLNRPSAHDSDSDSDGPQEYYTGGEKSGMLVQDPSKGNDVDAIFDQARQLGATQGPMENLQPSSSSRSFAGTGRLLSGETVPTAPQQPESVVHNIVFWRNGFTVNDGPLRSLDDPENASFIESIRKSECPKELEPADRRSSVHVNLIRRDENRPEPEVRSVPFQGVGRTLGGSSATVSAPDTTIAAPLLSAPAPSEGLVVDKSLPSTSIQLRLADGTRMVAHFNHHHTIADIRSFIDSSRPGGTRSYQLQTVGFPPKVLTDLTQTIEQAGLLSSVIVQRL from the exons ATGACTTCTCGCGACAAGAAACCCTCAAAACCCTCCACTAGCCGGACTGGCGGTATCCGGACTCTCTCCGACCTGAATAGGCCTTCGGCTCATGACTCCGACAGTGATTCCGATGGACCTCAGGAATACTATACCGGCGGCGAGAAAAG cgGTATGCTTGTCCAAGACCCGTCCAAGGGTAATGACGTTGATGCAATTTTTGACCAAGCTCGACAACTGGGGGCTACACAAGGGCCCATGGAGAATCTTCAGCCATCTTCGAGCTCAAGAAGCTTTGCTGGGACAGGAAGGCTGCTTTCAGGTGAAACTGTGCCAACTGCTCCACAGCAGCCTGAGTCGGTAGTACACAACATCGTTTTCTGGAGAAATGGTTTCACTGTTAATGATGGCCCTTTGAGGAGCTTGGATGATCCTGAGAATGCTTCGTTCATTGAG AGCATCAGAAAGTCTGAGTGCCCAAAAGAGCTGGAGCCTGCAGACAGGAGATCCTCTGTTCATGTCAATCTTATAAGAAGGGATGAAAACCGCCCT GAACCAGAAGTGCGCAGTGTTCCGTTTCAGGGAGTTGGCAGGACTCTGGGAGGTAGCTCTGCAACCGTATCTGCCCCTGATACAACCATTGCTGCTCCTCTTCTGAGTGCCCCTGCCCCTTCAGAAGGCCTTGTGGTAGATAAATCACTGCCATCCACTTCGATTCAACTTAGGCTTGCGGATGGAACTCGAATGGTTGCACACTTCAATCACCACCATACAATAGCTGATATCCGGTCTTTCATTGATTCATCTCGGCCTGGGGGCACACGGTCTTATCAGTTGCAGACAGTCGGATTTCCTCCCAAAGTCCTCACCGATCTCACCCAGACAATTGAGCAAGCAGGGTTGCTGAGCTCGGTCATTGTTCAGAGACTCTGA